The Sabethes cyaneus chromosome 1, idSabCyanKW18_F2, whole genome shotgun sequence DNA segment AGATTTTCGGGATACTGTATATACTTTCTAATATCGCACGCTCAATCTTACACGCCGTTCAATGTTTCTCGGGCTCATTCCTATTTATCACAGCTTTGACAAatatttccgaaaaatttcgcatTGATTGAGTCGGCCAGGGGTTTAGATGATGCAAACGGGATACCCggtttggatgccgaaggagcaTTCTACAATGATAGAGGTGCTAAGGTAGCAGATGCGAAAATTAAGTTAATTCTTATATTATATTACATTTTATTGACAATAATATTGCGAGCGTTCGGTTGTTGAGCTTTAgtctcgagggttgggaggcgggtgcgactctatggtttaaagcttctgtcgactaccgcgaacgcccagGTCGTGCTGCACTCAATTTCCTTTGTAGATCTATCTTGGGACAGTGTATAAATGCCAGGAGGGTAAAAGATGAAATTTGTACCATGGGTCTTGGCCTGATAAGTTGATTACTACTGATCGtttatttgtggttgtttgtgttggaaaattgatggtGAGTGCGCGTTTGACGACAAACGGTGTAAGGTTGACGAGATCTCCACTTCTCTCTACTACGTTCATTtcaagtggtacaaaaagtccagatAGATGTAAAGCATCTTTACATCTATCATTATTCctctcatcatcattatcaacattatatttaaaatttgacattccggcctttgacAGAGAGATTTCAGTGTCAATACGTGTAGTCCGCGCAGGGctggaacgcctccgcctgcgggcttTGGCGTGTCGGTTGGGCGACATTGTcggtctcgtcaggtagaactatTGTTTGAGGTCTTCCTGCTATTCTGATAATAGCAACACCAAAGGGCCCGGCATATAAGAGTATTATACGTTATTAAGTGACCAGCTGGATAAcctgaaaaaaaggaaaatggaaaaaaaggaTTACAACATGTTGACTTATGTAAtctatttgtggatttcaagacGGCGTGTGATTAAATCAAGTGAACGTGAACATTGTTTCTCCAACAATATTATGTACATATTTTTTCGGGAAGTCCCTCACGAACACTCTCTTAAAGTAGTTTTAAGATCTCCATAATTACATGTCTACTAATCAATCTCGTTTTCCTTTCCACCACAGGACCGCGTGCTGGCCATCACGAACCAGATCATGGACGAACTGCTGGGTGAGGATCGGGCACCGCGAGCCTTCCGTGCCAAGTTCCCGGAGGAGGTCCTGCAGGAAAGCCTCGCCGGACAGCTGTGGTTCGGTGCGGAATGCCTAGCCGCCGGCTCGTCGATTATGAACCGCGAAGTGGAGAGCGTTACGATGCGCCCGCTGGCGAAAGCGGTCACCAAGAGTTTGGACAACGTGCGGAACCTGCTGCGGGAGCAGTGCCTGCGGAACAACACACCGAACAGTTTGACGCTCCGGCTGGATGTGAACGATGCCGCAACTGAGCAGCTGtatgaaagtttgaaaatcttCGATCGATTGTTCGCGGAGTTCGAGCTGCTGTACGTCAGTGCGATGGTACAGGTCAAGTCCAAGCAAGAGTACGAGATGCAGGAGCTAATTTGCGTTCTATTCTCGGAGACGCTTCAGCGAGCGCTGAAGATCGGTCTACTTGAGCAGGATCAAGTAGATGCGTACGATCCGGCGTTGATGTTTTCGATTCCTCGGCTGGCGATCGTTGCCGGGTTGGTGATATTCAAGGAAGGACCGCTGAACATGGATCAGCCGGCGGACAATATTTCGGAAATGTTCCGGCCGTTTCGCAAGCTGCTGATTAAGATGAGGGATCTGTTGCGGACGCTTACCAAACACGAGCTGCACCAGCTGGAGAAGCTGCTCTGCACCAACGAGGAAATCAGCCTGAAAGAACAACTAATCTGTGATGAAAATGGAAATGATAACAGCCAGGCTTCGCCGCAGGGAGACGAAGTCGTTATCGTAACGACTAAtgttaatagtagtagtagtagtagtagatgTGGTAGAGGTATTGACGATGAAGATGAGGATGGTAGTTTGTATGGTGGCCGAACTGTAGATAGCAGCAATCAAATTTTGGATCGGGTAGAAGACGACACGGCGGTCtcggatgatggtgatgacgATGTGGACGCGGATGAGGAGGAGGACGGCCTTAAAGATGGCCTTGTAACGTCGGACTGTGCTTCTGGCTATCTGATACCGAACACCAATTTTGGCAATCTTTTGCAGACAAACGAAGCGCCTCTGACGGATAGTTTCATAGCAACAGACGAAGAGCTTAAGCCGGGAGTTTCTCCCCACGCTCGGATTGAACAGATACTGTCGGAAACAAATCAAAAAGTGATGGATTCCGGGCTCGGGACTGCCAACTCTAGTCTGGATCATTCACCGGAACTGGACACAGAACGATCGGTTACACAGAATATAAGCGAAACGTCATCTTCCGAGGAAGGCGAAGTGGATGAATATGACAGACAGGAAGATGACGACGAAGAAAGCGCTAACTCGCTGAGTAGTACCTATCGGGTAGGCTCGACAATGGCGTTGGCGGATCCGGAAACCAGCGACAATTCAACGATAAAATCG contains these protein-coding regions:
- the LOC128739171 gene encoding lateral signaling target protein 2 homolog gives rise to the protein MDSLRKWLNKPKIDDKSLLARFYHADRALTAVASELDSFDGRAEPVRCTRLVGRLRQGQDRVLAITNQIMDELLGEDRAPRAFRAKFPEEVLQESLAGQLWFGAECLAAGSSIMNREVESVTMRPLAKAVTKSLDNVRNLLREQCLRNNTPNSLTLRLDVNDAATEQLYESLKIFDRLFAEFELLYVSAMVQVKSKQEYEMQELICVLFSETLQRALKIGLLEQDQVDAYDPALMFSIPRLAIVAGLVIFKEGPLNMDQPADNISEMFRPFRKLLIKMRDLLRTLTKHELHQLEKLLCTNEEISLKEQLICDENGNDNSQASPQGDEVVIVTTNVNSSSSSSRCGRGIDDEDEDGSLYGGRTVDSSNQILDRVEDDTAVSDDGDDDVDADEEEDGLKDGLVTSDCASGYLIPNTNFGNLLQTNEAPLTDSFIATDEELKPGVSPHARIEQILSETNQKVMDSGLGTANSSLDHSPELDTERSVTQNISETSSSEEGEVDEYDRQEDDDEESANSLSSTYRVGSTMALADPETSDNSTIKSSGEKHHRYRRHRAGSIPSGRKHYSKHKKNAEAGGTVASGHGSLKHGSAGGPPRNSSVYSSCDTSPSSGSQVECGSSSSSTVTSGDGSQDVALAIRSTGRIKFKTTENLLHRLFVCIAGVADQLQTNFAADLRQMLKSVFVINSSPPEPEIPAEPAENSTDKPKEPDPAEMFEFRASEQDVITPGQNSGGSSQSIYSAEEVNVEDPHDSVFGSPGTSPVRAASAPRTMMTTATENGSVTVNVSVSVVTGGGSSAASSSRNSQERSVSLSETSIVVEESGGVNTNLRDNHRRHSAIGSKGEYGRSRSSPNSPLNLSSPSETQQRRMPEAPPRWIPDGDAPRCMACASSFTPFRRRHHCRNCGGVFCGVCSSATAPLPKYGLTKAVRVCRECFVREVGA